TGTTCGCTCAGGACCTCCCTGGATGCGAAGAGTATCCCCCCTCCCTCAAAGACGATGTACTTGACCCCGAGGGACCTGAGTTTTTGGATCTTTGTGTAATCCTCTCGGGCGGTGATGTCTGCCTCCAACAGCTGGATGGGTGCAATGATTGGTTTTTTGTGCGTTAGCTGATGTAGGAGAGCGGTCTGCACAAGGGGGACTGAGACGAGGCGGTCTTCGAAGAGGATGAAGGCGTAGCTGTTGGGTGTCTCGGGCAGAATATCGAGGACCTTGCCACTATCTGGGAGGCCAGCCAGGAACTGATCGACTGGGCGAGGCGCGACGGATGTGAGGTTTGTGCCTGGCAGGACGATGACCTCGGCGAGGATAGCGCAGAACGCGAGGGTGATGAGAACTCTATGGACGGCAGGCTGGAAAGCCCGCCCCACGCGCATCAGGCCGTATGTCGCGACCGCAATGACGCAAAGCTCGACGAGGACGCCCATTCGGGAGTAGAAACGGAACATTGGGGCGAGAAAATACAGATAGTATGCCGGCGTCTTGATCTGCAACCCAAAGGCCTCGATGACGGGCGGGAACGAGATGATGAAGCAGGAGAGTGCGCAGAGGGCGAATGCTAAGGCGGCTGCGGCCGGCCTGATCTCGTAGGGGCGATTCACGAATCGCCCTTTTGTGTTCTGATTCGCGTTCTTTGTGGGCGGTTCGTGAACCGCCCCTACATAGCGGACCGCGCAGAAGAGGGCGTAGGCGGCAAAGGCTAGTATCGTAAACCCCAGAAAGAGCGATTGCTCTGACTGGTAGCTCTTGTGGATGCGCAACGCCACGAACTGTGCGAACGGGCCCCCGAACAAGGAAAATGGTGGTGAGGGGACGACATAGTCGCGGAGCCTTGCGGCGAACCTGAACACATCCCTAATATCCCTAGCGTACCAGAGGCGATGCGTGATGAATTGCCAGGCAAATGGCAGAGAGACGGCAGCAATCACCGCTGGCGCGATGAGTGTGCGGGCATAGTTCTTGGCCCTTCCAACCACGTTTGCTCTCACTAGGAGATGGCACAGGAGGTCTGCGATCACAAAGGCGAGCGCTGCCAGTGCTGTGAAGAAGCCGTAGTAGTAGTTGCCGAGTAGTGTCAAAAGGTATGAACAGATCAGAAGCGCGATGTTTCTGGCGGAGGGTCTGTCGGCGCATCTGAGCAGGAAGAGGAAAACCAGCGGCAGCCACTCTATGTGCGAGAGGTCCAGATGCGCGGTGGCATGGGCGAGGTGGTATGGGCAGAATGCGTAGGCGGTTGCAGCTACCAAAGAGACAAGTTTCTCACCTCGGGTGATGTAGTGTGCGAGGAAGAACATTGTGAGCCCAGCGAGCGGGAAGCTGAGAAGCATCAAGACGTTGTAGGCAACGACGGCCGAGAAAAGCCTCGTCAATGCGACCCCGGGCAGGAACGTCGGCAGATGCGTCCCCAGCCAGAACCATTTGAACGGCAGGCCCTGCTCGAGGCGTTCGGACGCGATGTGAAAGGCACGTATCTTGAAGAATGGGTCGCCGGGGAAGCCGAATATATGCGTATTGAGGTTTGCGATCAGCGGCCAGGTCTCGAAGATGGCCAGCGCGGACCAGAAGATGATAGCGAGAAGAATTATCCGGCGGTTACCATTCATCTTGGCATGATCGCGTTCCTACGCATCCCCGCCTCTTCTCGGAATCTTCAGCACCTTATGCTTGGCGTAGAACGCGATTATGGACATAGCCATGTTTAGCAGCCTCGTCAGCCGAAACGGCGCGCCCAGCACAGCTCGCCTGCGCCATCCGGGTTC
Above is a window of bacterium DNA encoding:
- a CDS encoding YfhO family protein; this encodes MNGNRRIILLAIIFWSALAIFETWPLIANLNTHIFGFPGDPFFKIRAFHIASERLEQGLPFKWFWLGTHLPTFLPGVALTRLFSAVVAYNVLMLLSFPLAGLTMFFLAHYITRGEKLVSLVAATAYAFCPYHLAHATAHLDLSHIEWLPLVFLFLLRCADRPSARNIALLICSYLLTLLGNYYYGFFTALAALAFVIADLLCHLLVRANVVGRAKNYARTLIAPAVIAAVSLPFAWQFITHRLWYARDIRDVFRFAARLRDYVVPSPPFSLFGGPFAQFVALRIHKSYQSEQSLFLGFTILAFAAYALFCAVRYVGAVHEPPTKNANQNTKGRFVNRPYEIRPAAAALAFALCALSCFIISFPPVIEAFGLQIKTPAYYLYFLAPMFRFYSRMGVLVELCVIAVATYGLMRVGRAFQPAVHRVLITLAFCAILAEVIVLPGTNLTSVAPRPVDQFLAGLPDSGKVLDILPETPNSYAFILFEDRLVSVPLVQTALLHQLTHKKPIIAPIQLLEADITAREDYTKIQKLRSLGVKYIVFEGGGILFASREVLSEQSLVTFYRNSRDVRLMRQFGTDLLFEILPPKLTGPKS